The region TGCTGCAGCAGGAAGCCGTATTTCAGCCTGCGGTAGAGCGGCACCGATTCGCATTCCCAGTAATCGAACATCGCATCGGAAGTGAACAGGGTCATCGGAATCAATTCCTTAGTGGTGTCCCAGGCATATTTATCACCCGCCCAGGCGAAAACCTCCGTCAGATCCCCCTTCTTGGCCCGCAGCCGCAGGTGGATGGTGTTGTGATCATAGGCATACGACCAGTTCAGACGGGGACGATGATACACGGCTTCTAATAACATAATAATTCCTCCTAGATTTAGTTTGGCTATATAGATTGAACTTAGATGTTTAAGGTTAAGGGAAAAGTGGCGGAGGGGAATTTTGGAACTGGAGGAGCGGTAGCGCCCGCCTTTGTATTTGGATTTCTACCGCGTAGAGCGGTTTCTAATCAGGAAATCTAAATACAACAGCGGCTGGAAGTCCAAAACTTCTCTGGAGTCACGGCTAATCCCAAAACATAAAAACCAGTTATTCAATTTATATAGATTACGCACCCGATTCTGCACATGGCAAAGAGGCACAACCGCCGGTTAGATTACGCCGAGGTTGTACCCGATAAGGAACAGTGCCTTTAGATTGGTGAAGAATGGGGTGTTTCATGATGGTTTGGATTATAGCACGGAACAAAATGAGGTTCAAGAGGTTTGTACAAACAGTTGCACAAAGAATAAACAACGGGAAACCGATTTCCAAAGTCTGTAAATTGATAATATTTAGCAAATATACAACAAAATCCGTCTAAATACGACAAAAAATGCAGAAATAAATTTTGAAATTGAAGTATAGCGAAGTTATTTAAAGGAATCATGCGATAAAGAGAGTAAAGTTAAAGATATGCATTTTAAATGGCTTAATTTCATTGATTTAACTATGTGCAAACGTTTTTACAACTGCAAGCCTGCTGATGTATTATGAATTCAGGAATGAAGCGCTTTCTAAACCGGGTATAACGTATTCGGAAGAGGCAATGGGAGAAAGCAGAATTTTTTTTGAATTCTCTGAAATCGTTTGCGCAAATTGGGGAGCATCATCGTCAAGTCAAAAGAAGCATCATCGTCAAATCAAGTGATATACACACACAGGAGGGGTTAAAAGGAATGGATCTCAAAAAACTTATGGTTCTCACCGCAGCGTGCTCCATGGCAATCTCAATTACGGCGTGCGGCTCCAACAACAATACCGGGGGAAATGCAGCGGCAACTAATGCGCCTGCGGAAAGTGCGGCAGCTACAGATAATGCAGGGGCTGGCAGCGACAACGCTCCGGCAGCGGGTGAGATCGTCCCTGAAGAAGGCGCTTCCCTAGTGATCTGGGAGAGTAAGGAAGAAAGACAGTTCGCCGAAGAAATCGCGAAGCAGTTCACTGCCAAGTATAACGTACCTATCAAAATCGAAGAGGTTGCCCCGCCGGATCAAGTCGGCAAGCTTACCCAGGATGGTCCTTCCGGTCTGGCTGCGGACGTCATCGTCATTCCTCATGATAATCTCGGCAAGGCGGCCAGCGCGAGCCTGCTGCTTCCAAACGATATTTTTGCAGAACAGACCAAGGCGGAGAATACGGAGGCTTCCATCGTAGGTTCTTCCTATGACGGCGAACTGTACGGCTATCCTAGAGCGGCAGAGACCTATGCGCTGTTCTATAACAAGTCTCTGGTCAAAGAAGCTCCGAAATCCTTCGATGACGTTATTGCCTTCAGCAAAACGTTCACCGATAAAGCCAAAAACCGGTACGGCATTATGTGGGAAGTCGGCAATATGTACTTTAACTATCCGTTCATCGCCACAACCGGCGGCTACCTGTTCGGCAAAGACGGTACCGACAAGGACGACATCGGCCTCAACAATGAAGGTGCGATCAAAGGTCTGACTGAATTTGCGAAGCTGAAGGAAGTCCTGCCTATCAAGAGCGGTGACATCAACCCGGACATTAAGCGCAGTCTGTTCAACAGCGGGGATGTAGCTATGGATATAACAGGACCTTGGGAGCTTGCCGGATATAAAGAAGCGCTGGGCGACAACCTGGGAATTGCTCCGGTTCCTACCATTGACGGCAAAACTGCCATTACCTTCTCCGGGATCAAAATCTTTACCGTCAACGCCTACACGCAATATCCGAATGCGGCTAAGCTCTATGCCCACTTTGCTTCCGGCAAAGATTCGCAGCTGACGCTTAACAAGCTGATCGGTTCCGTACCAACGAACAATGAAGCTTTGAAGGACCCGCAGATTACGGGTGATCCGTTCGTATCCGCTTTTGCCGAACAAGCGAAGAACTCCCAGCCGATGCCTTCGATTCCTGAAATGGGGAACGTATGGAGCCCGGTGAATGCAGCACTTCCGGCCATCTGGGATAACAATACCGATCCGAAGGCAGCCATGGACAAAGCTGTAGAGCAAATTAAGGACTTGAACAACGGGGCTTCAGCCCAATAACTACTAAACTACACAACCATCAGCTTACCGTGGAATTAGAG is a window of Paenibacillus sp. FSL H3-0469 DNA encoding:
- a CDS encoding extracellular solute-binding protein, with protein sequence MDLKKLMVLTAACSMAISITACGSNNNTGGNAAATNAPAESAAATDNAGAGSDNAPAAGEIVPEEGASLVIWESKEERQFAEEIAKQFTAKYNVPIKIEEVAPPDQVGKLTQDGPSGLAADVIVIPHDNLGKAASASLLLPNDIFAEQTKAENTEASIVGSSYDGELYGYPRAAETYALFYNKSLVKEAPKSFDDVIAFSKTFTDKAKNRYGIMWEVGNMYFNYPFIATTGGYLFGKDGTDKDDIGLNNEGAIKGLTEFAKLKEVLPIKSGDINPDIKRSLFNSGDVAMDITGPWELAGYKEALGDNLGIAPVPTIDGKTAITFSGIKIFTVNAYTQYPNAAKLYAHFASGKDSQLTLNKLIGSVPTNNEALKDPQITGDPFVSAFAEQAKNSQPMPSIPEMGNVWSPVNAALPAIWDNNTDPKAAMDKAVEQIKDLNNGASAQ